The Candidatus Cloacimonadota bacterium genome has a segment encoding these proteins:
- a CDS encoding CapA family protein — protein sequence MRKFKILFFMVVFIIPFKSFCSESIKYSHSNGTDFVREIPIENFDSGFVSLESYPGEDEDSLDWVLDSEITYEDSPFSLKLFGNTWKLENIQPVVVDTGDVWQVSAYVDSEAEIQGFGIMDSINVLFYSFAGSEELNIEEWIPVYQGNFPEDQWNNFLLPIADDWIAFFDYLPEISSIVFINDQDEASDGVVFFDNIVNVTEDLPCVPEVSIDYILGDAYDSRAGERVVDVQFFGEVVDPDSDEHDFFWNFGDDSTSTEQDPTHTFLVTDDHPYTVLLEVVDYTNMWGQASCSIEVDEGNSTFPITINFIGDIMLARHYEGAGGIIPTQGVEAIFEPTLQYIGEAADITVANLECPLTTHWEHHPTKTIYFKGSPDNVQGLTYAGIDVITLANNHIMDYMLPGMQETQAVLEENNIICSGAGANSYQGYLPAFYSKSGINFAFLASSDRTGQYNNYQPYLNAGFNKPGFAYMTPYYTRKQIEEVEDVADLVVMEWHAGSEYSRMPGSNYDATLPFVEDCLEEEDYSPLVDIPHMWDMEIRHFAVDNGADLVICHHPHIIQGVELYNGKLIAHSLGNFVFDLSYPETFPTMILNAKVDETGFYEYSLTPIYIDDYIPQRAEGGLGLHILDYITYRSKQLNTYLKVDRENVIAKVIMDTSSMTIDEIDQSVELPLEEINGNWQTAPNPLEMEGSIAYVNSIQPFGVYEFRLGREKVWFGNMEDEGCTLWNLNSSDEIYCDSVAYAGERSIQHRRIPSSGDNIITNFEKRIICRSDTANYTLCGYIKTQNGADVTIQVRYYENRTGGYSLGEDNIGANVSGDTPWTFYHQELTLPAGTEFFDVRLNSNVPNIGTALSWFDNVSIIRWNDWGEYDISETIFCPNDYYFIQAKSQQNIGEIVLNYTEKTFNAPQFDVDDSKNHSNSICKLRQNFPNPFKPGFGETNISFSLKRTATVNVSVYNIKGQRVKTLVNDNFYTGIHHLSWDGKNSQDQRLGSGIYFYKLKVGNEEQIKKCVLLQ from the coding sequence ATGAGAAAATTTAAAATACTATTTTTTATGGTTGTTTTTATTATCCCCTTCAAATCTTTTTGTTCGGAATCAATAAAATATAGTCATTCAAATGGAACTGATTTTGTCAGGGAAATCCCAATTGAAAATTTTGATAGCGGATTCGTTAGTTTAGAATCTTATCCGGGTGAGGATGAAGATTCTTTGGATTGGGTTTTGGATTCGGAAATCACTTATGAAGATTCGCCCTTTTCTCTCAAATTATTTGGAAATACTTGGAAACTCGAAAACATTCAGCCGGTAGTTGTAGATACGGGCGATGTCTGGCAAGTTTCTGCTTATGTTGATTCGGAAGCGGAAATTCAAGGATTTGGGATAATGGATTCAATAAATGTGCTTTTCTATTCTTTTGCGGGTTCGGAAGAGCTAAATATCGAAGAATGGATTCCCGTTTATCAAGGAAATTTTCCAGAGGATCAATGGAATAATTTTCTCTTACCTATTGCTGATGATTGGATTGCCTTTTTCGATTATCTGCCGGAAATTTCCAGCATAGTTTTCATCAACGACCAAGACGAAGCCTCTGATGGCGTGGTCTTTTTCGACAATATTGTAAATGTTACCGAAGATTTACCTTGTGTGCCGGAGGTATCAATTGATTATATTTTGGGAGACGCATATGATAGTAGGGCTGGAGAGCGGGTAGTTGACGTGCAATTTTTTGGTGAAGTTGTAGATCCGGATAGTGATGAGCATGATTTCTTTTGGAATTTTGGTGATGACTCCACTAGTACTGAGCAAGATCCAACGCATACTTTTTTGGTTACAGATGATCATCCTTATACCGTTTTGCTCGAAGTCGTGGACTACACAAATATGTGGGGACAGGCAAGTTGTAGTATTGAAGTTGACGAAGGGAATTCAACTTTTCCCATAACCATAAATTTTATTGGTGATATTATGCTCGCTCGCCATTATGAAGGAGCAGGAGGAATTATTCCAACTCAAGGAGTAGAAGCAATCTTCGAACCAACCTTGCAATATATCGGGGAAGCGGCTGACATCACTGTTGCAAATTTGGAATGCCCTCTTACCACGCATTGGGAGCATCACCCCACGAAAACTATCTATTTCAAAGGTTCACCGGACAATGTGCAAGGTTTGACCTATGCAGGAATAGACGTGATAACTCTAGCAAACAATCATATAATGGATTATATGCTTCCGGGAATGCAGGAAACACAAGCTGTTTTAGAGGAAAATAACATTATCTGTTCGGGTGCAGGAGCAAATTCTTACCAGGGCTATCTTCCGGCTTTCTACTCAAAATCAGGGATAAATTTTGCCTTCCTGGCTTCAAGTGACAGAACCGGGCAATATAATAATTATCAACCCTATTTAAACGCTGGCTTTAATAAACCCGGTTTCGCTTATATGACACCATATTACACACGAAAGCAAATTGAGGAGGTGGAGGATGTTGCCGACCTTGTAGTGATGGAGTGGCATGCTGGAAGTGAATATTCAAGGATGCCGGGCAGCAATTATGATGCAACTTTACCTTTCGTGGAAGATTGTCTTGAGGAAGAAGATTATTCCCCTTTGGTAGATATCCCGCACATGTGGGATATGGAAATCAGGCATTTTGCTGTTGACAATGGAGCGGATTTGGTGATTTGTCATCATCCGCACATTATTCAGGGAGTGGAACTTTATAACGGAAAATTAATTGCGCATTCTTTGGGAAATTTCGTTTTTGATCTCTCTTATCCGGAAACGTTTCCCACGATGATCTTGAACGCAAAAGTAGATGAAACGGGATTTTATGAATATTCTCTAACTCCGATTTATATTGATGATTATATTCCCCAAAGAGCAGAAGGTGGGTTGGGATTGCACATTCTTGATTATATTACATATCGCTCCAAACAATTAAATACATATTTGAAAGTCGATAGAGAAAATGTTATTGCAAAAGTAATAATGGACACTTCGAGTATGACCATTGATGAAATTGACCAATCAGTTGAATTGCCTTTAGAAGAGATAAACGGAAATTGGCAAACTGCACCAAATCCGCTTGAAATGGAGGGCAGCATCGCTTATGTAAACAGTATTCAACCCTTTGGTGTTTATGAATTTCGTTTGGGACGAGAAAAAGTTTGGTTTGGTAATATGGAGGACGAAGGGTGCACTCTGTGGAATCTGAACAGCAGCGATGAAATTTATTGTGATTCGGTTGCTTATGCAGGGGAGCGTTCGATTCAACATAGACGGATTCCAAGTTCCGGTGACAATATTATTACTAATTTCGAGAAAAGAATAATCTGCCGTTCCGATACGGCAAATTACACTCTTTGCGGTTATATAAAAACTCAGAATGGAGCAGATGTAACCATTCAGGTACGTTATTATGAAAACCGAACCGGTGGTTATTCTCTTGGTGAAGATAATATTGGAGCAAATGTGAGCGGTGATACTCCCTGGACTTTTTATCATCAGGAACTTACTCTTCCTGCAGGCACCGAATTTTTTGATGTTCGTCTGAATAGTAATGTGCCGAACATTGGTACTGCCTTGTCTTGGTTCGACAATGTAAGTATCATCCGTTGGAATGATTGGGGAGAATATGATATTTCCGAAACAATCTTTTGCCCCAATGACTATTATTTTATTCAGGCAAAATCGCAACAAAATATAGGTGAAATTGTTCTGAATTATACTGAAAAAACTTTTAATGCGCCTCAGTTTGATGTTGATGATTCTAAAAATCATTCGAATTCGATTTGTAAATTAAGGCAAAATTTTCCCAATCCCTTTAAGCCGGGATTCGGTGAAACAAATATTTCATTCAGTTTGAAAAGAACTGCAACTGTAAATGTTTCGGTATATAATATCAAGGGGCAAAGAGTAAAAACTTTGGTGAATGATAATTTTTATACTGGAATTCATCATCTCAGCTGGGATGGAAAAAATTCACAAGACCAGAGACTTGGTTCCGGAATTTATTTCTATAAACTCAAAGTTGGAAATGAAGAGCAGATCAAAAAATGTGTTTTGTTGCAATAA